DNA sequence from the Rhizoctonia solani chromosome 14, complete sequence genome:
TCGTGGATCTAGTCAAGGCAACCAAACACAACAGTCGTGCACTCGAACTCACTCCTGAAGGCCATCCATCCTTGCCTAGCCGGTATGCCAATCTGGGCATGTCATACGCCGATCGATATCAGCGCATAGGCGACCTGGCGGATCTGGTCAAAGCAATCGAATGCGCCGCCCGCGCACGCGTTCTTACTCCTGAAGGTCATTCAGACTTGCCAGAACGGTATGCCGACTTGGGGACGTTATGCAGAGATCGGTACAGACGCATGGGCGACTTGTTGGACCTGGCGCTCGCAATTGAATGCGATACTCGCGCAAttgacctcactcctgaagGCCACCCTAGCTTGCCGGGCCGACACGCCAATCTAGGGATCTCATACGGCGAAAGGCAGCGACGCACAGGCAAGCTGGAGGAGCTTTcgaaggcaatcgaatgcttCACTCGTGCACTGGATCTAATTCCTGATGACCATCCAAAATTGCCAGACTTGCATCAAAGCCTGGGAACGTCATATCGGGATCGTTATAAACGCGTTGGAGACACGGCAGATCTCATTAAGGCTATCGAATCCAGTACTCGTGCGTTGGACCTCACCCCCAATGACCATTCAGCCTTGGCAAACCGGTATGCTAATCTAGGGGTGTCTTATACTGATCGATATGAACTCATGGGTGACCCGGTGGACCTATCAAAGGCAATCGAGTTCAGCACTCATGCACTTGAGCTCACCCCTCTCGGCCACCCCGATTTATCCAAACGCCACTTCCATTGGGCCGGTCTTTCACATCTCCGGTACCAACACACCTATGATTACTCTTACCTTGCTGCATCTATTGGGTTCTTTCGCAAGTCCACCCAGCTTCTTAATGGAACTCCACGCGTAGTATTCGGCCATGCCCGCCAGTGGGCCAGCCTTGCTTCCAAACATTCTTACCTTAGCCCCATCGAAGCCTTTCAAGCAACGATCGACCTTCTCCCTCATTACATCTGTCTTGACTCTACTAGTACTCAGCGGTATCATGATTTGCATTTTCTAGGTCAGAACCTCGCTGTACGAGCTGCTTCTGCTGCCATTCAGTTCTTCAAGTACAGTCTAGCAATGGAGTGGCTGGAGCATGCACGATGTGTGATATGGAACCAGAGTCTGATGCTTCGCGCTCCTTTAGATGACCTAAGAGCTTCTCACCGCGACCTTGCCTCCCAGCTAGAGCACATCAGCAACCAGCTTCATCTTGCCAGTTCGGATACTTACATTCCAGAGCATCGTCATCGCCTGGCTGCGGAGTACGTCAACCTACTAGATCATGTGCGTCACCATCCCGGATTCGAGAACTTTCTGCTGCCAACCAAATGGAATGGTCTTTTACGTGCCGCTCGATACGGGCCTGTCGTGGTCATCAACTGTTACGAAGCTCACTGTGACGCCCTTTTCATCTTGCCCGGACACAACCATGTCAGTCATCTCAGCCTTCCCAAGTTTGATCAGCAGAAAGCGCAAAAGGCTCGGTCGGAAATAGAGCGGATGCTACGAGATAAAGGCATCCGGGAGCGCACGTACAGGATCAAGTTTCGTCGACTGGGAGACACCGAGCCAGACGCTGGACCTGTGCTTGCCTCGTTGTGGCATGATGTGGTGAGGCCAATACTTGATCATCTGGGCTACACGGTTAGTCCAGTTACTCCTTTTTGCGTGCGTTACCTAAAGCTTTACCGTCATAGAACGATCATTCGAGTGGTGCTCTACCTCATATCACTTGGTGTCCCACCGGCGTCATGTCCTTCTTACCGCTACATGCAGCCGGGGACTACGACCAGCCGCGGTCAAGAGTGTTCGATTACGCGATCTCATCGTATACCCCAACTCTCGCCGCTCTCCTTAGCTCTTCTCCTCGATCTCTCAACCAGGCTACTAAAGTACTTGCTATCGGTCAAACCAACACACCCGGCTGTAGCTCACTGCCTGGCACCGCTAGGGAGCTGGCCTGTCTCGAGTCTCATACCAGAGGCAAAGCCAGCTACTCGCAGCTAGTGGAGGACGAAGCGACGGCTACGGCTGTGCTGGATGCGATGGAACAGCATGACTGGGTGCACCTTGCATGCCATGCTCACCAGAACCTCAAAGACCCAACGAAGAGCGGGTTCTACTTGCACGGCGGCACGCTCAACCTTTCAGCCATCAACCAGCGGACATTCCGGAACAAGGGACTTGCATTCTTGTCTGCCTGTCAGACTGCCGCAGGCGACCAGACACTACCTGATGAATCTATCCATCTGGCCTCGGGGATGCTGATGGCTGGGTACCCGAGTGTTATTGGGACGATGTGGTCTATGATGGATGAGGATGCGCCGTTTGTAGCGGATAAGGTGTATGCACGGCTGATGCAAGATGGACATTTGGGGAACGGGGAAGCGGGAAAGGCACTGCACGATGCTGTGGCGGGGCTGCGTGAGAAGGTCGGGGAGAAGGAGTTTGCTCGATGGGTGCCGTACATCCACATAGGCTCATAGCGCAAAGATGTAGATAATAGGTTTGCGGGTGTTAAGGCGCTTTTGATATTAGTGAACATGGAATGCTGTTATATTGTTTAAATAGTCGATTTCATAGTGAATGAATACTGCACTGGGCGCTGAAAGATTTGTAGCTTGTAAGAAATTCACAAAATAGAAAGCTTGGATTATTAGAAAAAGGTGGTGACGAGCTTGAACTGTCTAGGTTAGCTATTATGCGCTTTGCTTGAATCAAAAACGGTGTTTACATAATTTATAAGGGGTACCCGCTAATCTTGCTTGGTTCATTTCCGTGCGTCTGGTAGTAACGCTTGTACAATTTGACTCGTTTGATTTGGACTCGATAGAGGCTTATTTGGCCTTCAATGTAGATTCCGTTGCTCCTTACGGGGGACCTTTGTCGTACTGGTCAACAAAACTAGACTCAAATCCGCGCCTGGTTCGTATGGCACTGGATTATTTGACCGCGCCAGGTACGCATTCATGCGCTTGTTTTGTAGCCAAAAActgatatatatacatattcaTGTAGCTGCTTCAGTGGATGTTGAATGCGCGTTTTCTGCAGGAAGACTAACAATCAATCACTAACAGTACAATATGTCGTCTGAGACCTCTGAAGCCAGAATGGCTGTCGGTTGCTGGTACGGAACTCCCCTCCTTCCCGAGATTTCCAATGCTGCGGCGATCATTCGCGAAAATATATAGATTCGGAATGATATGTATTAGATCCAAATACAGTTGTGGTCGTGCATGTATACCATATATAATCTCAGTATGTAATCAGCAATTTACCACGGCACTCCACAATTCGCTCGTGTGGTTTGGTAATATTGTAAATTCAAACCGGCAATCCGCCGATAACTCGTGTTTACCACGGTAAGCCTCGTGGGGGCTACTGAGCGCACCGTGTAGCTCCCCAATATAATCAGAATTACAGCCCTTCCGGAAATGTTGTAGTGTTAGATCTTTTACCCCACCGGTTGTTTGGCGACTTTGTCCGGGGAGCGCACCGCACGTGAGTCGCCACCCTGATGTACCAGATAGATTTGTGCTCCTCGATGGCACACTGGTGCGTGTCTACAAAACACATCCGCCCTATCTATATGCTCACAGATAGCTGTCTTAGTTCGAAGCTCAACATATACGCGCGAATACAAACCACACAGAACAAATGCATATATCGAACATCCACCTTTGTTGCAATCGCCCGGAAAGCTCGGCACATTCAGCGACACGCCGCCTCTCCTTCAAGCGCCAGTGAACCATGCACATACGCACCTCGGGTGTCATGTTACACGCTGATGGCATTGTGAAGCGTCTGGAGTGACTACAAGACTCGGCACTCGAGTGGAGCAGGTACCCATATGAGTAGCAACTCAGGTGCGGTAAGTCCCGCGAACAGAGTCACCAAACAACTGGTTGAGTAAAAAATAGAATCCCACAACATTTTCGAAAGGGCTGTAGCGCACAAATATTGCGCACCCCTTAAAGTCAGTTGGCTGTCCATCTGACATGAATTTAAAAGGAATGGACTGTCAACAAAAACTGACATAAGTCTTAACCTTATCACAATATCAGTATAAAACAAGAATAGAGAAACCACATGGGTCATATGACTTTTACAAGGTGACGTTGTGCCTCACATATGCGTCCGGCGTAGCCAATCCAAGGTCATTATCCCGACATATCCACATGATTTGATCTGTGCCATCAAAGTGGTGGTGTGGTCTATCAAAATACAATCTGCTATAATCTACCAAGCATAAAGGGCACAACTATTCATACAAGGCTCAGTAAGCCTAAGAGTTGGATCAAGTAATGTTGGCCTGGCGTAAGAGCTCAAGATCATCTCCGCTGAAAACAACAGGATAGAATTATTGACACATTGGTGATACAGCACTACAGTAGCAGAAACATAGGGGATCATTAACTTGATGAGCCTGGGCCATCTTAATCAGAAGTGCTCGACGCTTGCCGTACTTGCAGTGGTATCAAGAATTTACAAGTCCACCTCATTGACATCTGAGAATTAGTGGCAAGTCACAGCACCGAGAGCCAATTACAAGGGGATAGGTGCGTAAGCTACGCATGCGTTATCACATTCAGAGAATGTGAGATTACACTCTTCGGTGTTGGCTTCAGCACTAATTACAATACGTCAGAAAGTGACTTGCATTAATTGAAAGTCATCCTTACTCGCATTGCCTACAAACAATACCCTGGAGGCAAAATCTTTCCGCCCAATATCCCCAACGATCCCAGCAGGCCAGTTACCATCCTTGACGCAACGGACAGTCATTCTGGGGCATATATTACCGGGTTGAGGCGCCCGAGCCAAGGGCTGGCGGTTCGATTCACCGATAGACCCGCCCACCAATGTGGAGATGGAGAGGATGGAAAGTGTTGGAAAGAAGAGTCGGTAAATGTTGGGAATGTGCATGTTTTTCAAGTCAAGTGTGGAGGCGGTAGTGAAGTAGGGAAGTGGGCGTCGACAGCGAAATATATACCCAGTTTGGATCAGGCGTCTATGGCGTGCCTGGCATCGCGAGTCCGGACGATATACCCGAACGTTACACAATTAAACAGCCACAGCCAAATTGGACAACATAGTTTGATGCATTGCACGCTCTCTCGCCGTTTTTCCATCCTTCGACGCAATAATGACAACCAGCCCATGTTGTTCAGACGCAAACAGTTAAAAGGAGATTCACCCTCCTTGAGTCTTCATACTCTGAAACCGACGACAACAATGATTCTCAGTCTTTACGCCGTTTTCCTCATTGGAGGGGCCACTATTGCAGCTTCGCCCACCCTGCCTTCTCGAGATGAAGTAACGTCCGTGAGTAAAGAACAAGTAGAAACTTTCAAGCTATACGCAAGTTGGCTATTGTGCGCTTTGTTTGGATCGAAAACGTCAATTACATAATTCATAAAAAGTACCCGCTAATCTTGCTTACACACGTTTGGGCGACCAATTGGATTCAAAATTTGGTCTTGCCAATAACCATGATCCGCACCATGTAGGCTATTACATCCTCTCCTCCAAAAACTAACAAAACACTAACCCCGTACCAAGTAAACCTAAAAATGCGGCCAGCAAGCGTGCTCTGGAGGCTCGAGCGCCTAAAGAAATCGAGGACGAAAAGACGGTGATTTTCGTCAAGGGAACGCATGTCGGAGAGAGAGTGACTGGAGCCATGAAAGATTTGGTGCGCAACTCATAAATTGTGATTCTAATGCAATGTGCTATAATACCACGCAGATGGCACTCAAACGACCGCACGCCATCGCATTCAACAAAAAGAACCAGATCCGACCGTTCGAGGATACGGCCTCGCTCGACTTTTGGGCAAACAAAAATGACGCAGCGATGtttgccattggccaaaGCACAAAGAAGCGCCCGGACGGACTGACGCTGGTGAGGATGTACGACGGGAGCGTGCTGGACATGTGTGAGCTCGGTGTAGTTGGGTACCAGCCCATGAGCAGTTTTCCCGTGAGTACCTACTTTACCTTTGTCTTGCTCACACTCGATTTAGTAAATTTTTTGAACTAATTGTGCGCCACAGGGACCTAAATCGACGCCGGGACATAGACCGCTCGTCCACTTTGCATCGGACCTGTTCGACACGCACCCGCGGTACATCCAACTACGATCGCTCCTGCTCGATCTGTTTGGCGGATCGCAAATAGACGCGATACATTTGGCAGGTATCGAGCACATCATATGCGTATCCACCGCCCCTGCTCCCCCATCTCTCGCCTCGTCGACCTCGGCCTCGGTCTCGGCCTCTCAACCCCAGACGGGGGGAACACCGGTCGAGCTCCCCGTGGTTCATATCCGCACGTATACGACTCGTCTGTTGGCGTCTGGCGTGCGGGTTCCGAGGGTGGAGCTTACGCCCATGGGTCCGTCGCTTGATGTGGTattgaggaggcaccagGAGGCGGATCCGGCGGTGTGGGCGTTGGCAATGAAGAGGCCCAAGATCAAGAAGAAGGAAATTGAGAGCGGGTTgggcaagaagaggaagaatatcGAGGTGGATGATATGGGTGATATGCGCGGAAGGATTCATGTCGCTCGTCAGGACTTGGGCAAGTTGCagacgaggaagatgagGGGGTTGAAGCGTGCGAGAGGAGACGATGCCAGTGAAGACGAGGAGTAAAATTTGTTATGGTTATTCATATGCAGGAGTGTTTCATTTTGTCGCCCCATTGAGCAATACAATACATCAATCCGAAAACAACATAAACTCGAGCAGCGCAAACTACCGACAATTTAGAGACGACCGAAAAGTAACAAATATAGCGTACAAAAAATAGGCGATCAGCTACGCAAGACTCTGAACCAACCTGTGGCAATAGCCCTCATCGCTCTCACCGGCCAAGTGGCGACATCGACTCCGGTTGCGGCCCAACTAACACTACTGGTCGGGTGCTCTCGTTTAATATGTGCCGGCGGAACCCGTGCGTCTCCGCTTGCTGCCTTGGCCTCGTCGACTTCGAGCACGGGTGGTAGATTATGGACCACCCCTCTGGACCGTTTccccttgttgcccctcGACGTTCCCTTTCCTCCTCTCCCCCTCGAAACATCCACTTGGGTGCCTTCAAACCACTTTTCCATAAACGGAAATATCCCACATACTAACCCCTTGACAACTTTGCGCGCCCCCTTCCATACCAGCTCCACGCCCGAAACCGACGCATTCGCCCCATATCGCTCCAACGTTTCTAGCCGAGCCGAAAGCTGCGCAACCTGCGAATCAGCCGTCTGGACATGCTTGGCCATGCGCTTGAACCGTTCATGGAGTATATTCATCTCGCCCTGGAGCTGCCGGACCTGACCCTCGAGCTCGGCCACGCGCCGACTATCCTTTTCCCTCTCGCGATGGCGGACCTCGGCTTCGGCGCCGGGCGCCAACAGTGCGCTCCGAAATGCGGACGGGCGGTGGGCGGCGAGGTGGAGTGCGTCGGTCCGAGTGAGCACGAGGTGCGCGAGGTGTCTCCATGGTCGGACCCCCGCAGCGAGCACAAAGAGCGAGGTCGAGAACCACGAGAGGGAATCGGGGTAGAGCAGCGATGCGCTGAGGCGCAGGAGGGTTGCGCCCAAAAAGGGCGTAATGACGCAGAGCAATAATGCGAATATCCGAGTGGTCCGCAGTTCTTTCTGTGCGCTTGATGGGCCGGCCTCGTGTTGTCTGTGATGAACGGGCAACGAGGCGAGGTAGATGTCCCACGGGACTGTCGATGGGTTATCAGCGTCTCTTGTGGCAAGCGATTTGATCGATCGACGTGGACTTACTCTTTATGAGTTGGTAGAGGTACCAGACAATAAGACATGTCAAGAGGACATCACGGACATAGTCTCCCCCAGTGAAGAGCGCGAATGCCGGAGGGACGAGCGTTATGAGAAGAGGAAGATCCGACCAGGTATTGGAATTGGCAATATGGTGGGCAGTCTCGCTGAATCCCAGATCTTGAGAAGAGTCCGAGTCGCTCGACGAGTCTTTGCCTTGGGCCAGCGATTCCGGTGTCGATGGGACATGGCGAGGGAAAGGGATGTACGGACGACTTGACTCTCCGGCTAAGAATGGGGTGAATATGACAATCGGATGACCATCAAGCAGATGATGTACCTATCCCAGATCCGCCTGCAAACTGGTTATTTGCTCCTCCTCCGCTGCTCATGCCACCGACTGAGCTCCCGCTCCCACTCGCATGCTTGTGGGAACTGTCTGCGTTCGAATGGTAACCCTCTCGCCCAGTCGGAATAACAGTATCATCAGAGCTATCCCCGTCTTCAGGCGGAGAAGGCAGTCGGGATAAATTAAACTTGGACATGGCGTGCGCCGCCTCTAGCTGGTTCGTCCTCCGTCTGAGCGAAAGGGGTGGTTCAAGGGCAGTCGAGGACATCCTGCGCGCAGCAGAAAACGTGGTAATTCGAAGACAGGAAACGTTTTGGTCGAATTCACGTTTCGATAAACCGTTAGGTCATCTAGGTAGGATCACTAGGTCATCAATATCGGCGTGATGTCGGATGCGAATTTCCTTCCCTTGGTCTGCCATAAGCGCCCGATTGGGAACAAATGTGACAGCAACACCCCTACATcggtgacatcggcgcttacttTGGGGAAACCTCGTAGCGGCGTGACTTGTTCTTGGCCACATTTTCCAGACTCCACCGAACCCAAACAAGAAATGTACATTCCGGCGGTGTACAAATTACTTGCACCGGCTCTTTCGATCTTTGCGCCCAAGCCTGTGCTCGATAACACGGTTGGGGAAGCTATAGTGTCGGCCGGTGTTCAACATCATCATGTTCAACCTTCCGCGCTTTGGGACCCATGCCCCAAAATGCTCATAAGCTGCGCGAAAGATGGAGTGTGGCCACAGGGTATATTGGGGAATATTGGAATGAAAGATTTTTGTCGCGAGGGATGGAGGTGTAACCAGTGCGAGTGAGTGTCTTTGTCTTGGTCGTATACTTCAATTTACTGATATGCTACTTGGAAAGTATTGAAGCCAATACGGAAGAGTGTAATCTCAAGTACGAAGAGTGCAATGACTTGTGTCAAGCTTTTGCACCTTTTCCTTTCTAGTCGTCTTGGTTTTGTACGTACATCAAAAATGCGGATTATCAAGGCGTATTCCTACGATGGCATCCGGCCGACGATGTTCATTGATAATATGATTGCATTTTAACAACAGATTTGGGGCTATCCTAATATTTCAAAGAATACCGAAAGACATGGCCTGAACATCTTGTCTAACCCAGCATCCCATATACGACCAGCCTGCCAAAGCGTGGTTTACCAAGATCAGAACTACGGTCGATCGAACACTGAAGGTAGACTACGCATACACGCACTCTTAATTAGGCGCCGAAATGAACGAACGGAACCCAACGCTCGAACTGGGTTTCCCCAACCTCGGCTCGAAGATTCCCTACCGCAACATGAAGTGCCTTGGCTGCCTCTGTATGGTCCATTCGACCGTCCTTTATCACCTTCTCATAGAATTTACCAGCGACCATGGGCCCGTCTGAATCTTGAATCGACCACATAGTAGCCACCACGCCCCAATATCCTGCCGCCAGCATCGCCGAAGCAAGATGCACCGATTCGTCAGTAAGCGTTTTATCACCAGTCGCAGTCTGACACGCAGATAAGAACGCCAGTCCTTTATTTTTCAACGAGCGCTCAGTGATGGACGCGATGCTCAGCGTCCCGTCCGATAAAAAGAAGCCGCTTTCGGTCGGGTCGTTTATGTCCTGGTGCGCATGACAAGCAAAGTGGACCCAGTCGTGGGTTTGCATCATATCGAGTACGGTGTTTTTCGTGGCGTCAAGACGGGTTAGTTCGGTATATGTGTGTAGAGGCAGGTATTGTCTGATTTTGGCTAATTCCAGGACGGTTTCAGGAAGGTCGCCAAGCCCTGGGGTAGACTCTTGTCCTACTGTAAGGATACTTGATGTGGGGAGAGAGGAAGGTCTGTCCCCGTGCAGTAAAAAGCCAAGTGTTGGTGTGTACGAAGAAATCAGATAATCTGACAATTTGCTACCCTTCTGATTATAGAGGCCAGCTGCATGTAGCGGCAGGAGTGACAAAGCGCCAGTTACACACCAAGTAAGGTGCGGTAATTCATCCACGGATGAAAGTGGCTTTATGCGTCTGCGTTAGCGACAAAATGTGACCACAGACATTTTACTCACCTTGAGTCCTAGAACATCAacaattggcttggcaaTATTTAACCAAAGGGACGAAAGTATATCTCGGAAACTAATCTCTTCTTCTGGCTCGAATAGCGGTCTACGAGAATTATCCCGTTGCTTCCTGCCCCTTCCTATCAAGTGCCCCATTTCGATGCGTAACTGCGCGAGTTTTGAAACTGACAACGATACAAGGGGTACGTGCGTAATCTCGCTACTCCCGGGCGTCAAAATCAATGTATCGCAGCGGGATTCATGGATATTGATGATAGCCAACGGTCCTCTCTGGGCCACAGCCATTAGC
Encoded proteins:
- a CDS encoding CHAT domain protein, producing the protein MASSKGVLSASSIGKLRDEVINTPDEVEHTKGDILLRQLDSAPDSPMNNMGHEQLSIIGTLYQLRYRRLKNLDDISKAIKYHSKALDLTTAEGLDLPERCTSLGVSYRDRYKHIHDLVDLVKAIECKTRALQLTPDGHSDLPDRLFNLGLSLRDRYKHLDDLADLAKAIDYFTRAIKLISNGHPELPDWHVCLGTSYTDLYEFTGKLADITKAIEYNTRATQLTPDKHPSLPQRHETLGVSYGNRYKRMGNLGDLEKTFECFTRALELTPDGHPDLPTRHTNLGASYKERYKRMKNPADLTKAIECNICALELTTYDHPGLPDRHTNLGVSYMDRYKCVGDPTDLSKAIECYTRALELTPDGHPSLADRHASLGVPYTDRYRRMGDVSDLAKAIECKTRALELTPDGHPSLPDRHTSLGVSYTDQYQRTGDLADLVRALEYNTHALSLTPEGHPRLPIRHANLGVSYGNRYQRLGDLADLAKTIECFTRALDLTPEGHPNLADQHTGLGASYRDRYQRMGEMEDLVKAIECFIRALDLTPKNHPDLSRRHGNLGISYTDLYKRTGEMADLSKAIKCEIRALELTPDGHPGLRDRHTGLGVSYNERYKRMGDLESLAKAIEHNNRALELTPDDHPSLPSRHANLGISYTDRYKRMGDLESLAKAIEHNDRALELTPDDHSSLPSRHANLGISYTDRYKRMGEIVDLVKATKHNSRALELTPEGHPSLPSRYANLGMSYADRYQRIGDLADLVKAIECAARARVLTPEGHSDLPERYADLGTLCRDRYRRMGDLLDLALAIECDTRAIDLTPEGHPSLPGRHANLGISYGERQRRTGKLEELSKAIECFTRALDLIPDDHPKLPDLHQSLGTSYRDRYKRVGDTADLIKAIESSTRALDLTPNDHSALANRYANLGVSYTDRYELMGDPVDLSKAIEFSTHALELTPLGHPDLSKRHFHWAGLSHLRYQHTYDYSYLAASIGFFRKSTQLLNGTPRVVFGHARQWASLASKHSYLSPIEAFQATIDLLPHYICLDSTSTQRYHDLHFLGQNLAVRAASAAIQFFKYSLAMEWLEHARCVIWNQSLMLRAPLDDLRASHRDLASQLEHISNQLHLASSDTYIPEHRHRLAAEYVNLLDHVRHHPGFENFLLPTKWNGLLRAARYGPVVVINCYEAHCDALFILPGHNHVSHLSLPKFDQQKAQKARSEIERMLRDKGIRERTYRIKFRRLGDTEPDAGPVLASLWHDVVRPILDHLGYTNDHSSGALPHITWCPTGVMSFLPLHAAGDYDQPRSRVFDYAISSYTPTLAALLSSSPRSLNQATKVLAIGQTNTPGCSSLPGTARELACLESHTRGKASYSQLVEDEATATAVLDAMEQHDWVHLACHAHQNLKDPTKSGFYLHGGTLNLSAINQRTFRNKGLAFLSACQTAAGDQTLPDESIHLASGMLMAGYPSVIGTMWSMMDEDAPFVADKVYARLMQDGHLGNGEAGKALHDAVAGLREKVGEKEFARWVPYIHIGS
- a CDS encoding bZIP transcription factor: MSSTALEPPLSLRRRTNQLEAAHAMSKFNLSRLPSPPEDGDSSDDTVIPTGREGYHSNADSSHKHASGSGSSVGGMSSGGGANNQFAGGSGIAGESSRPYIPFPRHVPSTPESLAQGKDSSSDSDSSQDLGFSETAHHIANSNTWSDLPLLITLVPPAFALFTGGDYVRDVLLTCLIVWYLYQLIKIPWDIYLASLPVHHRQHEAGPSSAQKELRTTRIFALLLCVITPFLGATLLRLSASLLYPDSLSWFSTSLFVLAAGVRPWRHLAHLVLTRTDALHLAAHRPSAFRSALLAPGAEAEVRHREREKDSRRVAELEGQVRQLQGEMNILHERFKRMAKHVQTADSQVAQLSARLETLERYGANASVSGVELVWKGARKVVKGLVCGIFPFMEKWFEGTQVDVSRGRGGKGTSRGNKGKRSRGVVHNLPPVLEVDEAKAASGDARVPPAHIKREHPTSSVSWAATGVDVATWPVRAMRAIATGWFRVLRS
- a CDS encoding Brix domain protein; this translates as MIRTIKPKNAASKRALEARAPKEIEDEKTVIFVKGTHVGERVTGAMKDLMALKRPHAIAFNKKNQIRPFEDTASLDFWANKNDAAMFAIGQSTKKRPDGLTLVRMYDGSVLDMCELGVVGYQPMSSFPGPKSTPGHRPLVHFASDLFDTHPRYIQLRSLLLDLFGGSQIDAIHLAGIEHIICVSTAPAPPSLASSTSASVSASQPQTGGTPVELPVVHIRTYTTRLLASGVRVPRVELTPMGPSLDVVLRRHQEADPAVWALAMKRPKIKKKEIESGLGKKRKNIEVDDMGDMRGRIHVARQDLGKLQTRKMRGLKRARGDDASEDEE